The genomic region CGGCGACCGTGGTCGAACCCGCGCATGACATCACGCTGGTGATGTATGACTGCGAGGAGATCGAGTCGTCGGCCAACGGGCTGGGGCGCATCGAACGCGAGCTTCCCGAATGGCTCGCCGCCGACGTCGCGATCCTCGGCGAGCCCTCAGGTGGCTACATCGAGGCGGGCTGTCAGGGCACCATCCGCGTCATCGTCGGTGCCACCGGGACCCGGGCGCATTCCGCGCGATCGTGGCTGGGCGACAACGCGATTCACAAGTTGGGCGCGGTTATGCAGCGGCTGTCGGACTATCAGCCGCGCGACGTCGACATCGACGGGTGTACGTACCGCGAGGGCCTGTCGGCGGTTCGTGTCGACGGCGGTATCGCGGGCAACGTCATTCCCGACGCCGCGGCGCTGACGGTGAACTTCCGATTCGCCCCTGACCGCACCGTCGACGCCGCGGTGGAGCACGTGCACCGGGTGTTCGACGGCCTCGACGTCACGTTCGAGGTGACTGACGCCGCGGCCGGTGCGCTTCCTGGGCTGACCAAACCCGCTGCCGCGGCGCTGGTGGCGGCTGCCGGGGGTCAGGTGCGGGCCAAGTACGGCTGGACCGATGTGGCACGGTTCGCCGCGCTCGGGATCCCCGCGGTCAACTACGGTCCGGGTGACCCGAACCTGGCGCACCGCGTCGACGAGCACGTCGATACCGCGCAGATCACCGCGACCACGGAGACGCTGCGGAAATATCTGCTTGCGTGACGTCGTTACGATGGGTCGAGTACGCGTAGTCGATCTGCGCGCTGTCGATTGAGGTGGGCCGCAATCTTGCTGGGAGACGACATCTCCGGATAACCCGGAGCACGTCCTGAGTCGCCCCTCCCTGCCCGTTTCACGGGCACTCATCGAGAGATCTCCCACATGTCTTCCATCGTTGTCTCCAATCTGTCCTTCGCGTGGCCCGATGACACCGCGGTGTTCTCCGGCCTGTCATTCACCGTGCCCGAGGGCCGAACCGGCCTGATCGCACCCAACGGCGCAGGCAAGAGCACCCTGCTGCGCCTCATCGCGGGGGAGTACACCCCCACCGAAGGGGCCGTCACCGTCGACGGGCTGCTCGGCTATCTACCGCAGTCGCTGCCCTTTGACGGGCACCTCACCGTGGCCGACGCACTGGGCGTCACACCGGTGATCGACGCCCTCGACGCGCTGGCGGCCGGCGACTCGTCGGAGGCCGTGTTCACCGCGATCGGCGACGACTGGGACATCGAGGAGCGCTCGCGTGCGCAGCTCGCGCGGCTCGGTCTGGGGGATGTCGCGCTGGACCGCCGGCTCGGCACGCTCAGCGGTGGCGAGGTGATCTCCGTGGGGTTGGCCGCACGACTGCTGGCACGC from Mycolicibacterium sp. YH-1 harbors:
- the dapE gene encoding succinyl-diaminopimelate desuccinylase, producing MVLDLRADPIALTAALVDIPSESRHEQRIADEIEAALRAQAPAFEVIRNGDAVLARTNLGRPSRVLLAGHTDTVPAADNLPSRLVDGVLHGCGTSDMKSGDAVFLHLAATVVEPAHDITLVMYDCEEIESSANGLGRIERELPEWLAADVAILGEPSGGYIEAGCQGTIRVIVGATGTRAHSARSWLGDNAIHKLGAVMQRLSDYQPRDVDIDGCTYREGLSAVRVDGGIAGNVIPDAAALTVNFRFAPDRTVDAAVEHVHRVFDGLDVTFEVTDAAAGALPGLTKPAAAALVAAAGGQVRAKYGWTDVARFAALGIPAVNYGPGDPNLAHRVDEHVDTAQITATTETLRKYLLA